In the genome of Crassostrea angulata isolate pt1a10 chromosome 6, ASM2561291v2, whole genome shotgun sequence, the window acacTTTTATAAACTATTGACTTTATGGGATATTTGTTgaacttatttattttaaagcttCATTAAATAATCATGTATATCAGGTGTTTTAATTAGTTTATAACAGTACTCCTTCACAAATAACCCATCCTAGAGAAGAAAAGTTCAATAAATTCTGTTGAGTTGTGATTACAcgtaagttttaattttgaataatgcAGGCATTTGCTAATTGAAAACAAAGACAAAACTTTGGAGGAGGAGTGTTTTTTAATTAGAACATTGTTCAGACATTACAACCTATTTATCTATATATGTACCCTCAGGTAATGAAGTATACAGGGCGTGGGTGGTTGGGGGTTTATCTTAATCTTAATCAATGTCTGTTGACACTGCATATGAACATTATTTTGTATAGACTATCCCTATAACCACTGGCACCGCCAAAAAGCATATACCTTTTAACTGCATGTAATGGCGTCTCGatcattttgtgaaaaaaatctgGGCAAGGTGTGAAATGATAGAAATCAATCACTCATGTTTTTCtatatcattcttttttaaagttaataatTTGATTAATGTTTCATATACTTGCAATGTTTTAAACTatgtgtttgttttaaactGTGTATTTGTTGAAAGTTTCAATATAAAGATagaataaaaattgatataatatgTAACGATAGAAGCAAgatcaaatattaaaagttcttgaaaaagaattaattattaatttttttatttttcatattgatGATCCTTTTACTGTACTTAGGGGGTAAGTGAAGATTTTAATTTATCTTTGTTGACCTCAAGGAGCCTATAATTTTcttataatatgaaatatactatacatgtatacattcttttcaatatttatCCAGGGCTACACTGCATTACATCTTGCTGCTATGCATGGGCATGAAGAAATCATTGAACTTTTAGTTTCAACGTACAGTAAGTATATTTAAAGGGCATTATCATGTCAGTAAATTAAAGGAGCTAGCTACAGATTTCTGAGATTTGAGATATGAATTCTTTCAAGGATGCTTCTTGACCATAGCGTAAATGGCTTTATTAAAAGCACAATGgcttaatttcttttaaagataaacaCAGTGAGAAGATGTGTTTTAAACAGTCATTTTCAATGAACTATGAAGGAAACCAACTGCAAATCtaagacttttttttcaattttgatgaACATATATATCCAGAATACCTAACACTTCCTTTAAAAATGGCAGCGTGGGTCTTAAATTTACACTTAGAGATAGTAGTGAAATTGTGATAGTCATATTCAATATATACAACAAATTTTATatggttttatttaaaatcattattttaaatttgtcgAGACATTGATGAGAATttgttatagccgtaaattcgctaTGTCCGTGTTTGTAATATTGGAGTTTTGCTGTACAAGATTAATGAAGTCATAATGGACCTAGCACCAAAAAAAACACTCtgaaatcatttactagatcttgacatTATCTGTTCATTTCATCAGTCTTTGTTTTTACTTTGTACTCTATGAAATATATCTGTACTTTTAAGTAAGAACGAcagaatttatttcaaattaccaGTATGATAGTCTAGTATAGAAAttcttgaccaaaaaaaaattgtgtgtttaaaATACCAATGATCCATGAATAAGTGCATTTTGTTAAACTATATTAATATAGTAGAGTATATACTAGTCTATAGTATAGACTCCTTAATTATTTAACGTGAGGACTATTCACCTAAAATCGTGAGAAACAAACCtcgtggattttaaaatctcgcttttatttttctgacagcCTTGAActgtatgaaatataaacaaaaaattggtgCTCGGAAGTTtttattctcgcgatttgatacaaaacatcGAAATCGCGAAATTAAGTACTCGGTTAAATAGAGTATTTACAGTAGCTAATTGTCACACATTGATACACATCCGTTTTGCAATTAAATGAACATAGCACAGAATTCAACTCCAAAAGATAAGATACATGAATGGTAATTAACCTCATCAAACCTTTtcattcaaagtttaaaataaggGATTTTTTTTGCAGAAGCAGATGCTAACCTACGAGATTACAGTGGAAAGAAAGCTAAACAATACTTAAGAAACACTGCCTCAACAAAAGCACAGCGTAAGCATTTTGCCTCTCTCTCCTCCTACTCTGATACTATTGATAGCGGTTCTTTTGCAGCCTGTCCAGAAGTTCAGAAAGCGGCTTTGCGAAACTcacttaatataaacattatcGGAAAAGACAAAACATCCTTGAGAAATTCGCTTCAGATTGTTCATTTGTCAATGAATGAGACAGGGGAAGGTGCTAGTTACacttaatgggttttttttttaagtcaaattctattacattgtattttgctTATTGTAGCTGTTAAAAGAAGTAGTTGTTAAAAGTTCATGTATATTTGAAGGTTAATGGTGTACATTTTGGGGGTTTCATATAGACTGATGTTGATTTATGCAGGTTTGTTCGGAAATGACATAAATGTTATTGCAATGGGAGGTAGGTCGGATTGCAAAACTGATCCAATTAAGCTCCTGTATTGTATGGATGTTCTTTGTCACTCAATCTTAGCTTAGATCGCATAATCGGATGTGGCGATTGGTTTTGCAAAGTTTACTAATCAGTAGTCTAGCAATCTCTGCGATTCATAACAATTTGTTGAAGCATGGCtactttttccattttttttttttccaaaccaCTCTGGGGACCATATGATTGATATAATATAGTCGGATTATTATTGACATGATCAATTACCTTTCCAAATGTATTCTATTGGTTGAAAAATATACTGCTTACTGTTGTCAAGGTAACAGTCATGTGACTGTTATATTTTATTACTGGGACATGTATTATGTTAAGAAGAAAAGGCTTTGTaccatgttgttttttatatacatgGATCATCAGTTATTAAATTGTTCTGTATTACTGTTTTAACAAAGAGCAAGCTATGATGATTACTCTTATGGCATTTCATTCccttaaattgttttatttatttattacccATTCCATCCTATATAAATTCCcaactttacatgtacattttttatgcaAAAGTTCTTATTGGGCATCAAAGGTTAAAGTGATGAAATTCAGTTATGTTTTGCATagtatataatttattatacattaatttcatatacattgtaatatttacatgatttatttacattattcttatggattatattttgaattttatttaagattATATTTAACAGTATTACTGTGATATTTATAACTTATTTaagaattatattatttattttttgattatgattcataattttatccatttgattttaaatattgaacTAGCTGCTATGGTTATAGTAAATTAattcaaagaagaaaaaaaacagttCCATGAGGAAGTGATTTGAGGGCATATTTACGTTACTGCCATTTATTATAATGTTatataaatgacaaattttcatGGTGATATTTGTATACCTGAAATATCATAATCATGTAGATTTGCAGCACAAGCTATTCCTTTGTTCTGATTGagaagaaatacatgtacatttttcccTGGTGAAGAAGGTACATGAAACTGAATTGttgtatgtttattttgatttggaAACAATGTAATCAAACTTGGATTAGTCTGACATCCAATTATAAACTATAGGAAAGGCGTGAAAACTACGACAGTGATTTGTCGAAAAGATATCTGAGAACTATTTTCAAATGTAGACATGTCatgtttttgtcaattttatcgAAGATGTTATTCTTATGCTAATTACAATGTAATTGTCATGACGTTATAATGTAATCAAACTTGGATTAGTCTGACATCCAATTATAAACTATAGGAAAGGCGTGAAAACTACGACAGTGATTTGTCGAAAAGATATCTGAGAACTATTTTCAAATGTAGACATGTCatgtttttgtcaattttatcgAAGATGTTATTCTTTTGCTAATTACAATGTAATTGTCATGATGTTATAATCATGAGGAAGCAATATTGTTATTCAATATTCTCATCACTTGTGTAATATGGATTCGTAATTGTGTTTTTCTGTTATTTGTTATTGTACCGGTTACATGTATAGAGATTACCCAGCATTCCACATTCCAAAGATAATACCCAGTCATTTTTCATGGATTTAATGCAAGCAACAAATTCAAAACAGacaaataagaaagaaaaaagatgcATTTAAAGTTCACATTTTtgcttaaattttcaaacaaatttttgtcgaagatttctcagcaaccaTTCATTgcagatgtttgaaattttaacacactctcTGTTTTTGATGGGATCTATTTTTACACCAACTGGAAGTTagttttctgttaaatgtctactttgcttattttgtaaaTCCAAATCAGAGCAGggtattactagtgagcattggctcacagatatcttgttgttATTGGTTTTGTTCTGCTAAGGTGTTTTAATCATGAAGTAATATATAATATGGCGTTGTGTTTTATCAGGCTCTGTGTTTAGGAGAGGCACAATGAGGCACAAGGATCCATCAGAGGTCTTTCTATATTCTCTCACACTAACCGCCTGAGCTCTACGATACtaattgatatataaataaacagGGTGATTACGGCCTTAAATTCAATATCCCATCGATGGGtaactttgaaaaaagaatTCAGTTTGTTGTAAAGAATTTATAGACTGGTGCTTTTTTTAGttctgtttttttaaaacaatgtgatTATTTCATGagaatttcaataaatatgtttattttgctttatacagttgtttttttaatcaaggtTATTTACAAACTGGACTTTTACACTTTAACACTTCATATGCTTCATTGTCTTGGGcatgaacatatttatttttcctttttaaatggaaaatgCATGGAACAAAGGACAGTTTAATTTAAATGGGTCATATGCTTGACAAACATATACCCCggtgaaattttctttaaatatcataAGATATCAAATTCAGCGtgataattaaatttgtttacattttatttttcaaactttaaagtAAGTATGACATTTATATTTACCAATGATACATGATAGAAACTGTTTTATTACAGACATTTTCATTTACTGGAGTAATACAATTCATGTAATTCTTCaacaatgtatatttgtattgtattcCTACAGATTGTCTGGAGACAATATTtgaacaatgttattttgtatcaaaatgtttacatgtCTATTTACATTTCTCCCCATCCCGCGCATTCCATCAGCAGGCTTATTTTCAGCTCAGCAAGTAAACAAACACGTCTATTGACTTGCGCTCTGGGAAAGAAAATCCATGCGTTgtaatttcatatcaaatgaGAACCATGAAATTCATAATGGTAAAATTTTGGTTTAGTTTGGGTAGAACATATGATACATTTTTTGGCTTAAAGTAAGTTTTTCTTGTTTTGCGAAGTAGTTAGCAAAAAGTCTGCTTTTATTGCATTGAAATGTTAGAGTACCGTTGTTATAAAACACTATTATAACGATAGTTGTTGGTTATTTTGTACTTTATCCTTTATTGTGAGTATGTTTGATGTGTTGGCTTTGTCTTTCACATTTTTTTCCCATCACCAATAGAATAGCCTGAATCTAATTCTATGGTAAATGTAGTAACTGTTGtaaaattcgtaaaaaattatctttttgtctaagtttttaaatattaatcatcTTTACTTATACTATAATGACAAGAGCTATTGTTttctggaatattttttttaacaaacaaccTTTTAAGTTGAGTTTTTAGGTTTACTGacaacaattttaaagacatcatttttaataatcatAAGCTTTAGTAGTTACAGTTAAGGTTGGGTGGGGTTTCACATGCAAGTTTGCAGTGCATGTACAATCATATtgtactgtgaaatcattagaattcgcgatgggtcaattttcgtggtattcatGGATAGCCTtcacccacgaatttacatcctcaacaaaaactaattatacaagaattaattttcctactgaaactgaaaacccaTGCATGCacccacgaaataacatccttaTGAATAAGCAGAAATcccacaatccatgaaaattgaatcccacgaaatttaattatttcacaGTATTTACAATATCTCCTGATGATATTTCTCTTGTATCATAGTAATTTCCTCATTGCACTTTCATCTTGGACTATACCCTCAAAGGCTATCACTTGCAAACAGCATGCCTGCCCTTttgatactatacatgtatttcatatggTCTTTGGTATTTTGCAAGTGTTTGTGTTTTCATCATATCATAAAGGGAAAATAAActctctttttttcaaaaattgattaattttattttgttttataaatgcttCATTATTCTTGAAATGAGGTAAGAATTTCTTTTACTCAAATAAAATCCtgtttatatattatatctcttttttctttgaacagaaaaatttgaaagattatatcattttactttttgattttcattattacatgtatatgtatgtttaACTCTCATATAACTTAACCTTTTCTTTCAGAGTTATTGTTATCAAGAAAGTTGGGATCATCAATGGGTAAGtctatacatatataatttagTATAATTCAGGCACCTgctattatgtatttttttttcattatactaAAAATTGCCCCCTTACTAATGATGCATCTATATCTGTAGGTACGGATATACAATATTTCTAATGAGAAAAATGAAATCAGGTGCCTATTTAGCATATGACTAGACGACAGAGATTATTATTCTTTATCAATTATTTAGCTATTAAAAGGGACGAAGTTTGATTAACGTTGTTGACTTCCCTATTTAGGAAAATTAAACTTGATTCAAGATAGTTTATATGCTCTTACACTTGGCAGACGAATGCACtctgggttttcttttttaaagagaatCCTGGctacaaatatataattttccaCTGTtaccaatataattttttttgaggAACATAATAAAAAGAAGCAGATCCACAAAATGGCATTAAATTTTACATCATCACAAACCTTCAAACATATCActcatggtacatgtaattggtCTCCACAAATTCAAATAAACccacagtatactagtatactagAGAGAACATCGGAAATTACTCACCAATTCATTAGTTGAACATAGACCAAGCCACACTTCACagaagttatgtcccttggtcGCCATTCTTTTGGGGAAGAACCCTTATATTTCTCCAAGTAGTCGTTATAGTTAAGAGGTTTATAACTTtgtcatttgacattaaaaatctGTTTCCATCATGTGATTTGATTGCCCCAGGATGGGGCAACCCTGAcatgaatgaaaaaattatattcaaagaaattttatcACATGACGCCTAAATATTTGGTTACATAAGGAAGGGGAAATTGGGTTTTTCCCTTTTGATATATGGTTTGACACACAAAGGGGAACGACTTTTGCAAAGTATGTGGATTTGACTATTCAAACAGTTGTCATTTGCCGATTCAATCTGGTTATTTTGTTTGTATGGCACAGGTTCTGGAAGATCTCTGGATGATTCTTTTACAAGAAGTGCGTCGTTTAGACGAAGCAAGCAGGTCAAGGCAATAAGCAATCTGATTCATGGTTCCTCTTCCGGTGTGAAGGCCATGTTTAGGACCACATGGACCGGATCAGCGGATGAACTCGGTCGGAACCGGATGTCACGCTCCAGAAGTCCCAGCGCTACTCCACCCACCAGTGGGCACTCCTCGCCAAGTCCTCAGCGGAGAGAGACGGTAAAGAGGCATAACCATATGTACATAGAAACTTTATTGTGAcaaaattttaatatgttttacggtgctaccatTTGGGGCAAGCGCAGTAAGAACTGCAGATATCTTGCATCATTATAAACTGTGATATCTTGAAAATTATCAACTAacatcaaagaatttttgagagagagagagataatcaaaaaaaaatatgtgttacAAAGTACATAGACTTGCTTCCCCCTAAAATTATCTTGTTGTAATCTGACTTTTTTTTCCCTAGTTggttcataaaatttatatttaaaaactcatcaaattttttattaaagtacAAGTTTAGATgttaattttattcttttgaaTGCTAAGAGTGGTTCTGATTTCATGTGTGTAGTTTGCCAGTCGGTCAGTAGATAGAGAATTGATGCCACCTCCCTCCGGCCCCGCCCGAAAAAGGAGAGAAGCACAATCAACAAGTGAAGGAAATCCAACCCCTGAAGAAATACCTAGGTACTGAATACTATTGTTGTATGTCTTTGCTATTTGAAGATTTTTaagcaataattattttaattctcGTATAGAATATCGATGGTTTATACATGTGATTACGGGTTCCTTTATATCTCTTTTAATACTTTACCTATTTGCAAATGCTAATAACAGAATGCCCTATGATACTGTTGAGGGCTGTATGACTGTGGCcatttttatactttattaatcttcttgagaaaaagagctctttacatgtacctgtatatagatataggaaaatattcatttgaaGTTGAATAAagcttttgaaatttttctttactatataaatagtttATACCTTAAAAATCGCTATCACTTAAAAGATGATGTGAATTAGATCGGTAATTCTTGAAATGGCTTAAAGGGTTAACATCATATTAacataagttaaaaatattttgttttaatgaaaactcATCTCAGGAATACTGTTCAGTTTCAATGTTCACTCTTTACTCggattttaattaaactgtATTATTAATGTTATTCTTTTGTTACAAATCATCACTCTTATGAAAAATTGATGGTCTACTGCTTTTCGATATTTAGTTTCTAttctaaatatttcatttttgaagtCCTTAGTATAGTAGTATGCCATCGTATTTTTGTAGAACAATATCGGAACCTTCCTTAGTCAAAGGGAGAGGGTCAAAAACTTTCATTTGATTGTCCATAACATCAGAACTTTGCATTTCACTGTTCAGCCATGGATCATTATCATGAGATCATCACCACTGCCTGGTGTCATCAAATCCGATATTGAAGGTGCAATACTATGAGGACATAAggaataaaacatgtatttattagcATTTAGAATCTCCATTgtaatttgttatttacaaaACAGTTGGCATTTACAACATGTACTTACATTTTTTTACcgaaatatatgtaatataattgATATGCACTTAcacaatgtatatgtattttttatttgttacccatattgttgaaaataaaatgaatataaaaaaaagggcCCTCTTGATTTTtctgttagctcacctgaatcACAGTACAGAATAAATGTGACAAAATAATCTTAGGATattaaacagtttaattttaTGGCTGACCTGAATTCATAAGAGcatttcgatcgctcctctactgtcACTGaggtacagtgtatatataccggttgagagaGTTACAGTTGGTTGCTTttcgatcgaggcattcaggtttcACAGGCTTcaaaatgcatgaactacacattaaaacattaaaatgtttgtgataaaaaaataaaggaaactacAAGCAATAAAgcacaaaataaatttattcattgaAAGAGTTTCCAAGGGTATCCGttttattttgcacagatagtgctgccttacttcgcatgcacatcgaacactagtgtcgttcatacagagtgcacaacgtctgcatcttttttAAAACCCCGACAGCACTTCATGACtgtacatccaacacagtatataaaatgataatatttacattttcaactgtctttgtctgtaataacattacgaatcaattttgaatccTAAAatccaataacttcataaaacatgagtgacacgAAATGGCATTagctgcgccgcgtagtaatacatagcatttGCTAcattaaagtgtacaaattggaaataatataaatgttcGTAAAAAGGAATCAAATCTATGGTTCTACATACATGCATTATATTAAGCATTATATATCACTTTGATGTTTAAAGTGTTAAATCCCGCGCTTGAACGAGATTTCATCTAGTTCGCTAAAAATTAAAGCATATTTCAATTcctcaatgttttttttttgtgccgAGGAGCAGTTGAGTTAGACGTATGTCTACCGCGATTAGAGGCCTGCTGCACATGGGCATCAAAGATGTCACCTGTATGGGGAACACACATTTGTTTGCTTGATTAACAAGTCCACACCTGTTTAcaaatgatattttgattttttaacaaggACATTTTTGACCTtctggctttattggatttgacaaCACCCTGAcagaaat includes:
- the LOC128187891 gene encoding uncharacterized protein LOC128187891 isoform X1, with translation MHGHEEIIELLVSTYKADANLRDYSGKKAKQYLRNTASTKAQRLFGNDINVIAMGELLLSRKLGSSMGSGRSLDDSFTRSASFRRSKQVKAISNLIHGSSSGVKAMFRTTWTGSADELGRNRMSRSRSPSATPPTSGHSSPSPQRRETFASRSVDRELMPPPSGPARKRREAQSTSEGNPTPEEIPRTISEPSLVKGRGSKTFI
- the LOC128187891 gene encoding ankyrin repeat domain-containing protein SOWAHC-like isoform X2, producing MHGHEEIIELLVSTYKADANLRDYSGKKAKQYLRNTASTKAQQLLLSRKLGSSMGSGRSLDDSFTRSASFRRSKQVKAISNLIHGSSSGVKAMFRTTWTGSADELGRNRMSRSRSPSATPPTSGHSSPSPQRRETFASRSVDRELMPPPSGPARKRREAQSTSEGNPTPEEIPRTISEPSLVKGRGSKTFI